In Gossypium arboreum isolate Shixiya-1 chromosome 5, ASM2569848v2, whole genome shotgun sequence, a single genomic region encodes these proteins:
- the LOC108452276 gene encoding probable arabinosyltransferase ARAD1, translating to MYVKVAICLTFAILLLISCSIYVGTIDAKSYFFPLLQPSPLRLSLCATDRPLRVYMYDLPRKFNAGMMDRGTSQVAAPATVENFPPWPKTSGLKRQHSVEYWLMASLLYNEEEGSEAIRVSDPEMADAFFVPFFSSLSFNKHGHVTTDAEADADRQLQVELLEFLRQSKYYQRSGGRDHVIPMTHPNAFRFLRQELNASILIVVDFGRYPRNMSSLSKDVVAPYVHVVDSFTDDDPLDPYGSRTTLLFFRGNTVRKDEGKIRVKLANILAGIDDVHFENSVGTPKSFKMSTKGMRLSKFCLHPAGDTPSSCRLFDAIVSHCVPVIVSDKIELPYEDEIDYTEFSIFFSMKEALEPGYLIDQLRRFPKDRWIIMWMRLKNVSHHYEFQYPPKKEDAVNMLWRQVKHKLPGVRLAVHRSRRLKVPDWWRRKR from the exons ATGTACGTGAAAGTTGCGATTTGTTTAACATTCGCCATTCTCCTTCTGATTTCATGTTCCATCTACGTCGGCACCATTGATGCCAAATCATACTTCTTCCCTTTACTGCAACCGTCGCCGCTTCGTCTCTCGCTATGTGCAACCGACCGTCCCCTCCGTGTTTACATGTACGATCTCCCTAGGAAATTCAACGCCGGCATGATGGACCGTGGGACGTCCCAGGTGGCGGCTCCGGCCACAGTGGAGAATTTCCCTCCCTGGCCTAAAACTTCCGGTTTAAAGAGGCAACATAGCGTGGAGTATTGGCTGATGGCTTCGCTTCTTTACAACGAAGAAGAAGGGAGCGAGGCGATTAGGGTTTCGGACCCCGAAATGGCGGACGCTTTCTTTGTGCCTTTTTTTTCGTCATTGAGTTTCAATAAGCACGGCCATGTTACAACGGATGCTGAGGCGGATGCGGATCGCCAGTTACAG GTTGAATTACTTGAATTCTTGCGACAATCCAAGTATTATCAAAGATCCGGAGGCAGAGACCATGTAATTCCCATGACACATCCAAATGCTTTCCGATTTCTTCGTCAGGAGTTGAATGCATCTATTCTTATTGTTGTAGATTTCGGTCGCTATCCTAGAAATATGTCGAGTCTAAGCAAAGATGTGGTTGCCCCGTATGTACATGTTGTTGATTCCTTCACAGATGATGACCCTCTGGACCCGTATGGGTCTCGAACTACACTTCTTTTCTTCCGGGGAAATACTGTCAGGAAAGAT GAAGGCAAAATTCGAGTCAAATTGGCCAATATCTTGGCTGGTATCGATGATGTTCATTTCGAAAATAGTGTAGGAACTCCAAAAAGCTTTAAAATG TCTACGAAAGGGATGCGATTGTCGAAGTTCTGTCTGCACCCTGCAGGGGACACACCATCCTCTTGCCGGCTCTTTGATGCTATTGTGAGCCACTGTGTTCCGGTCATTGTCAGTGACAAAATCGAGCTTCCCTATGAGGATGAAATCGATTACACTGAATTCTCGATTTTCTTCTCTATGAAAGAGGCTTTGGAACCAGGTTATTTGATTGATCAGCTACGTCGATTTCCGAAGGATAGATGGATTATTATGTGGATGCGGCTTAAGAATGTTTCTCATCATTATGAATTCCAATACCCTCCAAAGAAGGAAGACGCGGTCAATATGTTATGGAGACAGGTGAAGCACAAGCTTCCTGGGGTTCGGCTAGCTGTTCATAGAAGTAGAAGGTTGAAAGTTCCGGATTGGTGGCGGCGGAAGAGATGA
- the LOC108450145 gene encoding uncharacterized protein LOC108450145 produces MALRLDGTDVSGFKFLFSLAVMYGLMSILVHSVMYNKFITLLGIDAPLDRFSEARAIELVRVLAHEIDGRQEGRQGLREAAEYIKAQLERLKERAGSNFRIEIEENVVSGSFNMMFLGHGISFGYRNHTNILVRISSIDSQETDPSVLMNAHFDGPLGSPGAGDCASCVASLLEIARLTIDSGWVPPRPIIFLFNGAEEVFLLGAHGFMRTHKWRDSIGAFINVEASGTGGLDLVCQSGPGSWPSSVYAQSAIYPMAHSAAQDVFPVIPGDTDYRMFSEDYGSIPGLDIIFLLGGYYYHTNYDTVDRLVPGSMQARGDNLYSAVKAFAESAKLRNAHQRESLGVSNGSDDGQAVFFDYLAWFMIFYSRRIAMALHSIPVIIFLVMPFFSRFLYSGLWCCFATFYDFVKGMILHTTGIMLAIIFPVLFSILRLLVSSYGMNWFANPFLAFMMFIPISLVGLLIPRTVFHGFPLSQNVSVLKVPKEALSDEARFWGAFGFYASVTLAYLLAGLSGGFLTFFTSASMLLAWISFCLSIKFSGRQLARSSVFYVIPLIPCLTYSVYFGGFLVQFLIEKMGMMGSLPPPYGNYVPDIVVAAIVGVVTGWCMGPLMPICGKWLARSSILQFLLHFSVIALALSSQFFPYSRDAPKRVVFQHTFLTADANQIVDSSYDFSVVDSNSLLFLFKYAPELAKELNIGPEFSFETAKMSNQRTFLTLFPVNFLFSRSMQFPARSDEILKQYRQFPHLYTNKPQTMSSDGSRRVYLELSLGSLKEVWVAVLNITGPLSSWSFADTKLPVPETAEGGPPSYICRLTGSSHEKWNFWLEGRNVEDIRVDVAVLDQNLVEEAKKLKSVFPEWTDVTAYSSFLSTYVF; encoded by the exons ATGGCGCTAAGGCTCGATGGCACAGATGTTTCGGGGTTTAAATTCCTCTTCTCATTGGCGGTCATGTATGGTCTCATGTCCATCCTTGTTCACTCCGTAATGTACAACAAGTTCATCACGCTTTTGGGGATCGACGCGCCTCTCGATCGTTTCTCTGAAGCCAGAGCTATCGAGCTTGTTCGAGTCTTAGCACATGAAATCGATGGTCGTCAA GAAGGGCGTCAGGGTTTGAGAGAAGCAGCAGAGTATATTAAGGCACAGTTGGAAAGGTTGAAGGAGAGAGCTGGGTCAAATTTCAG GATTGAGATTGAAGAGAATGTTGTTAGTGGGTCATTCAATATGATGTTTTTAGGCCATGGTATATCATTTGGTTATAGAAATCATACAAATATTTTGGTGAG GATATCCTCAATAGATTCACAAGAAACCGATCCATCAGTTTTAATGAATGCTCATTTTGATGGTCCACTTGGTTCCCCCGGTGCTGGTGATTGTGCTTCATGTGTTG CATCGTTGTTGGAAATTGCGAGGCTAACCATAGACTCTGGCTGGGTTCCACCTCGGcctataatttttttattcaatggTGCAGAAGAAGTTTTTTTGTTG GGTGCACATGGTTTCATGAGGACACATAAATGGCGTGATTCCATAGGAGCTTTTATAAATGTGGAAGCATCTGGGACAGGAGGTCTTG ATCTAGTCTGCCAATCTGGACCTGGTTCTTGGCCTTCGTCCGTCTATGCTCAATCAGCAATTTATCCCATGGCTCATAGTGCAGCCCAg GATGTTTTCCCTGTTATTCCTGGAGATACGGATTACAGGATGTTTTCAGAAGATTATGGCAGTATTCCTGGTCTGGATATTATTTTTCTTCTTGGTGGTTATTATTACCATACTAACTATGATACAGTGGACAGACTAGT ACCTGGTAGCATGCAAGCACGTGGAGACAATTTGTATAGTGCGGTTAAGGCCTTTGCTGAGTCTGCTAAGCTTAGAAATGCTCATCAAAGAGAATCCCTTGGTGTCAGTAATGGAAGCGATGATGGACAAGCTGTTTTCTTTGATTACTTAGCTTGGTTCATG ATCTTCTACTCAAGAAGGATAGCTATGGCACTTCATAGCATTCCCGTCATCATCTTTCTCGTTATGCCTTTCTTTTCACgttttctttattctgggttgtGGTGTTGTTTTGCAACCTTCTATGATTTTGTCAAAG GAATGATCCTTCATACTACTGGAATTATGCTGGCTATAATTTTCCCAGTTTTATTCTCCATCCTGAGATTACTAGTTTCTAGTTATGGAATGAACTG GTTTGCGAATCCTTTCTTGGCTTTCATGATGTTCATTCCCATCTCACTTGTTGGTCTATTAATTCCAAGAACGGTTTTTCATGGTTTTCCCCTCTCCCAAAATGTTTCAGTTCTCAAGGTGCCAAAGGAG GCACTATCTGATGAGGCAAGATTCTGGGGAGCATTTGGGTTTTATGCTTCAGTAACTTTG GCTTATCTTTTAGCTGGGTTAAGTGGGGGTTTCTTGACCTTTTTTACATCTGCATCTATGCTTCTTGCATGGATCTCCTTTTGCTTATCAATAAAGTTTTCTGGTCGTCAATTGGCAAG GTCATCGGTTTTCTATGTGATACCTCTAATTCCATGCCTTACATACTCTGTTTATTTTGGTGGGTTTCTTGTTCAATTTTTGATTGAGAAGATGGGTATGATGGGCTCTCTTCCACCACCTTATG GGAATTATGTTCCTGATATCGTGGTGGCAGCGATAGTTGGTGTTGTTACCGGTTGGTGCATGGGCCCCCTAATGCCTATTTGTGGCAAATGGTTAGCCAGGTCATCCATCTTGCAATTCTTACTACATTTTAGCGTGATTGCTTTGGCTTTGTCATCTCAGTTCTTTCCGTATAGTAGAGATGCTCCTAAGAGAGTTGTTTTCCAGCATACGTTTCTGACTGCAG ATGCAAATCAGATTGTTGATTCAAGTTATGACTTCTCCGTGGTGGATTCCAACTCTTTGCTGTTTCTTTTTAAATATGCACCTGAATTGGCAAAGGAGTTGAACATTGGTCCTGAGTTTTCTTTCGAAACCGCTAAAATGTCTAACCAACGGACTTTTTTG ACACTTTTTCCGGTCAACTTTTTGTTCTCAAGAAGTATGCAGTTCCCTGCAAGAAGTGATGAGATTTTGAAGCAATACAGACAGTTTCCTCATTTGTATACTAATAAGCCACAAACAATGTCCAGTGATGGCTCTCGGAGAGTTTATTTGGAACTTTCCTTAGG TTCCTTAAAGGAAGTATGGGTTGCAGTTCTTAACATTACTGGTCCTTTATCCAGTTGGTCATTTGCTGACACTAAGCTACCAG TTCCGGAAACCGCCGAAGGTGGTCCACCCTCATACATATGCAGACTTACTGGATCCAGTCACGAGAAATGGAACTTCTGGTTAGAG GGAAGAAATGTTGAAGATATAAGGGTGGATGTGGCAGTGCTTGACCAAAATTTGGTAGAAGAAGCGAAGAAGTTGAAATCAGTATTCCCAGAATGGACAGATGTTACTGCTTATTCCAGTTTTCTGTCCACGTATGTCTTTTAG